Part of the Antechinus flavipes isolate AdamAnt ecotype Samford, QLD, Australia chromosome 2, AdamAnt_v2, whole genome shotgun sequence genome is shown below.
TCTTTATTGGGGGAGCTTTCCTCCAGGAACCAGCAGGGGAagcagaaaagagagggagagttTCACCAAATGGAAGAAAAGGTGGGGCTGGTTGCTGGATTCTGCTGTCAACCCTTAACTCCACACCTGTTACCCTGAGAGGATGCCCAATAAAATAGTGTAGAGACCAGACAGAGCTCGCAAACTATGAAAACAGATCAGAAAAAAACACCAAATTTCCAAAAGAGGAATGCTTAATGTTGCATCACTCTAAGGCTTTATTTTTGCTTGATATTTATGTTTTTCATCTACCCCGCCCACCTTCAACCTACCTTTTTATTAAAAACTTCATCTTTTCTATGCAAGAAAAGTTATTCAGATTAGATTGAGACCAACTTTTGGTGCCCACCAAGGTGGAAGGTGGGGTGGGTTTTCACTGTTGTAGTCTTAAAGAAGTTGGAAACACGTCACTGATTTCTCCTAAAAGTTACTTTAGGAAAGGACCATAATATGGTGCTAGAGGGACAACATCCaacttctcatttttccctttccccaccttttTCTCACCCTGCCTCCCAACCCTCAAAAACACATTGAGCATGGGCCACATAAGtcagagtaaaaaaaatattattgcacATTGTTTATATTGTCAGATATAATGTGATTTAGGGCTCCCTCTGTGGAACAACCCTCCTGACAAACTTCCCATCAGTGCCCTCTAGATGTACACCAACCTTCTCCAATACTGCCCCTTTCAATCTGACCAATCTGACAGCAAATGTTCTGAGGGCATTCATCCTCTTGAATAAACACATCTCTGCATTTTTACAAATGCTCCATCTCTTTGCTTCATACAAACAAAAACCCAGGCTAGGTTCTCATCCTTTACAGAAGCAGAGAACAAAACTGTCATTTACTTTTCAAAGATCTTATCTAGGGGCTGATTATTATAGGGGAAAACTCCACTAGCAGAAAGTCTAGGGGCCATCTGGAACTACAAAAAGCTTAGAAAACGACCtttgctaattatttcttttctttctgacaaGAAGAAAGTCTAGCTATCAGTTTTTAGTAAGCAAGCCATAAAATAGTTCAACTTAGAACACTTTAGCATTATGGGCAGTGCATCACTCAcagacaaaactttttttttttttttcctaaggaacCTTCAAGTAACATTAAATCCCTGATATAATTTGTAAACAAGACATCTTACTGAGCAAAAAAGCTAAGTCACTTCAGGAGGCAGCAGCATCTTTAAATACCTACAAGGCAGAGCAATatttgaggtttaaaaaaaaagttaaaaagggacCCATCCACCCAATCCCAGAAGGCAGGTATTCAGATGTGTTTCTCTATTAAAACAACGATAACAACAAAACAGTGACAAAtctaaacaataaaaacagaaacaaacatacatttgacatCCAAGCCAAGAAAAACCTGCACCAACATTCTTGGCATTTTCCAGAAGAATCAAAAAACTTCTCAGTGTCATTTTACAGTGGTATAGCTGCCATTGATaagaaataaagtctttttttttttttttaacaataaaaacagGAAACATTCTTTGACTAGTAGTCTATCCAGGGTCAGGTAGTCTGGCCACCAgccaggtccttctgattccctGGAGTCCCTGCACTGGAAGCCATCTCTATACAACCAGATTTTCAGAAGGAAATGTTCTTGGTGAGGTATGTTATTGCATTTTTCCACTCTCACAGTTTTAAAAAGGGCAAAATTCCCCTAAGTCAGTGCTTCAACAAGGCCCTGGGGAGAAGAGGCCTTAAAAATAACCAAGTTCTGCAGCTGACATCCTAACACATCTCCCACAACAGCTGACGGCCGAGCAACTATGAGATTCCCCTGTTCGTTCGTTCTTCCACTCAGGCCTTGAGCTTAATGTAGTCTTGGAGAGGCTTTACTTTATCTGTCAAAACATCCAGCTGGGAATGAATGATGTCCACTGAAGTAGCTACTCCCATAGGCCATAGAGATGCAGTGTCTTGGTTCTGCCCCAATCTGTCTGGGGAGGGGTCCGGGGATGGTGACAGCCTGGACGGCTGAAGGCTGGAGGGCAGAATAAGGGTGATACAGAGAGGGGCCGGTGCTTCCCGAGAGCAAGCTCCCAGCCTGGTGGGGCTGGAGCGTGTCACGATAGGCTGAGCACAAGTCTTGCACAGGGGCCTGGATATGGGGCAGAGTAGCcgggagctgggggaggggatggtggAAGGCTGGCTGTTGGAAGAGCACCTGGGTAGGAGCCTGATGTGTGCTGGGCACTAACACCTGGGACTGCAGGGTTAGTGGCTGGTTCTTCACTTTGTTGGGATCCTTGAAGTCACTGTCGAAAGCCCTGGAGGGGAAAACCAAAGGAGAGTTAGGTGAAAGTTGGCAATAAAAGTAATCACTAAGTATTTTTAAACTGCTGTGCCCTGGAATAACagcaatttacatttttagatTATATAGCACCTTCCTATAACAACTCTGAGGCAGGAAGTCTAAttggtcccattttacagatgaggaaaatgagactcatgtttaaaagaaataaaagggcagaggttaaaaaaaaataaagttccttAGTAAAGTTCAGGTCTTCCAATGCCCAAGTTTCATAGGAGACATGTTGTCTCTCAAGAAGAGAACTGCTTCTTTGAAGAAGCTATAGAATAGCTCTTCTCCTCACAGGCTGGCACAGAGTCCTTAGTCTTGTCTAAATGGTCAAACCTTCAGGAAGTACTGCCTAGGCAAGGGGGCCGTGGACATCCACTCAGTCTATCACTCTTCCAGTCCACCACTGGTCCTAGAGATCTCGTTTACCTTCATAGCCAAGTGACTGGGGAACTTCTTTTGAGGGTTTTTGCCTCTCGTGCCCTTTAAGTAGCCCCAGTGATTTCTCTGACCATTTGGTGATCAGTCACTCGCCCATTTAGCCAGAGATACCAAGGCCTCTTGAAATAGCATCAAAGACTTAGATAATAACCAATCTGTACATTTGCCTTGCCTAAGATGCGGCATTGACATTCCCACActaagtattttgcaaatttattttttattgtgctTATCTTACACACACACGTTCTCCATTCTGGACTGCCTCAAAACTCAAAGACTCTACACCAGGATGGAAGCACTCTAATGGTGAGGAGCTGTTGTGTGTGCTGAACTAGACAGACCCCCTACAGACTGACCCCTAGGCTGGCATGGCGTCAAGGAATATGGGGTAAGACTTACAACAGCATGACTTTAACACACGGACTGATCTGCTCCATAGAATAATGTGATATTCTCTCCAGGTCTCTGGGCCAGATGGGGGAGAACTGCAGGCAAATCCTAGAGGCCCCAATGCAGGCTGCAGCTACCATAGATGGTGGGAAGCTGTGAAAAATATGATCTGAAAGAGAAGTTAAGattaagagaatgaagaaaaatgtctTCATAAAAATTCTATTCTCCCTTTATGTCTAAGAGGCTACCTTACGACTGGTCAACTCAGATCTCTCCTCTGAAGGAATAGGTGAGCAATGGTACCTTACCTGCAAAGCAGGTGGAGCTCCACCCTTCTTGTCTtagttctatctcagtttcttgaTCTCATGAAGCTGGAGCAAACCAGCAAATTGGGTCACACTTATTGTCTACATCAGCCTTGAAGTACCAAAAACTTCAGAACTGCTTTTTTTTCAGAgctttttcttttgttgactCTGGACAAGGGCTCAACGACTTTAAAGCTCTCTGACCCTCTTTGGCTACATTTCATAAGAAATAAGCACTAATcctgagaaacaaaaaaaactttgtgCCTTTCGAATAATTTCAAGCTCCGTCAGGCAGGTGGAGGAAgaagtccttttttcttttggtttgagAAAGGGCTGCTTTCAAATACGGTAAGACTTGGTCTTCTAGTTCATAATTGAGCTTTTTCTCCTTGTCTTAATTATGGAGTAATAAGAGTTCTAATGTGTGTttctaatatctaatatttattttttaaacagataTTTGAGAAATTGCTTTCTGGGACGAATGGATGGCCCctttaagtgaattttaaaaaatttgcagaATTGTCCTGCTTATTAGAGGTGCTGCTACCTATCTGGACTAATGCtaggaaaaaattatgaacatATCCATAATAATTAACCCAGAGATCCCATTGCTAAGTGTGAAACTCAAGGAAGTTCAAGACAGAATGGAAGGGCCtaaacatcaaaatatttacagcagtacTTTTTGTATTAGCAAAGAACTGagagttaaacaaattgtggtaggTAAAATATAATGCTCTcttactatgctgtaagaaatgatgactatgaCTAATTCAGAGAATCATGGGCAATCTTACATGAGTCAATGAAGATTCAAAATCAAGttagcaaaaccagaaaaatgatAGAATCACTGACCTCAACAAAACAAATGTTAAGAATAAAATATGGCATGCTTTGTGATAATAATGACCAAACTTGGCCTTGGAGAAGGTCAGAAAATGtacctttctccctttctttgcagagatggagGGCATAGAGATGTGAAATAATGCATATATTGTCACTTGGTTGATGTGTTGGTAATTCAGTGACTTTTCTCttagtttttcatctttgttaagAAGGCTGGGTCATGGGTGGGCTGTACTTGAAAATGAAGGTAACACACGAAAGattcatatgaactaatgcaaagtgaagtgagcagaagcagaacaTTCTACCTAGTATCAGCAATATCACACAAAGACGATTAACTGTGAAAAATTAGCTATTCTTATCAAGACAACAATCcacaacaattccaaagaattcataatgaaaaatgtttctctatctctagaaagaactgatgaaccaaagctatcaaattaaaaacaattcctgTCTTGTGTCCTGAAATGATTTTTACGAATTCTGTCAACTCTCTTGCTTTTGACCTCTCCTTCAAAGCAGAATCAATAACTTAGGATTTAGATCTATACCAACTTTCTtaatttacaggtgaggaaatcaaGACCCCCAAAACGAAGTGGTTTTTGCCCAAAGTCAGCTGGGATCACAAGTCATTGCTGGAAGAGACAGTAGCAAACATCCAAAAAACTCCTTTCATTTAAATGGGAGAGTCCAAAGAACCAGGGTATAGCAGAAATTTGGGACTCCCTACTTACATATCGACTCTTTATTCTGGCTACTATCTCAGGGGGCTTCAGTCCACCTCTACCTGGGACAGAAGACTTGTGCCAATTCCCTGGCGTTCTCCCAGCCCCTAGGTGGGCAGCCATCTCCCTACCTTGTAATGAGACTTCCAGAAAGTAGTGGGCATATTTCTCCAAGAAACCTTTGGTTTtcgagaaagagaagatgggccAGTTGTTGCAGAGGTCCTTCTCCCCGAGAGAGAACAAGAGGTAGTAATCCACATAGTGGGCTGGGGTCGGCATGCAGAGGTTCCATCCAAAAGCTTCCAGGAGGAGCAGCTCCGTCTGGAGAAGTTCCTTCTTACTCAGCACCAGCTGGTGGTTGCATAGGACGCCCAAGCTGTTCATCTGTTCCAGTTTTGGCACTCGATCATCCTTCTCTTCAAATTTACCTGGGGAAGGGatacagaaaaacaagaaagtgTCTGAAACTGTCCCATAGTGAAGACTCATTAATGTCCAGAGAGGCCATGAAGTGCACAAGAAATGGCTTTAAAATAAGTTCATGTTAGAGCAGGAAAGGCAGGGCAAAAAACATGAGGAACACCTACCTGGAATGTTTAATTTGAGAATGCCAGCTAGGAAAATTACTGTTATATGCTTCCAGAAAGTCCCTATCATTTCTTCACCTTCCAACACATTTCCAGAAACCATAGAAAATAGAAATCCTGTCCAATATCTGCCCCAGGTAGCCAAAAACGTGGGTGGGAACTGTATGTtattgtatatgcatacacatgcaaatatgtataacacatacacacaatacatctatgtgtgtatacacacacacatatgcacataggTACTTTCTCAGCCAGTCCCATCTTATGACTTCGTAAGTGTAGAAAACTGCAGGTGGAGAGCCTTCTCAACCAATGCAGATCTGTACATTTTTTGGCAACTTACTAATCCCTGAGGGTCACCTGGGGCATTGACTTGTACATAGCCAGCACTTGGAAGAAGGGAATTTGAATCATGGTGGTCTTGATTCCAAGGTCAGCTCTCTACCAGGTCATGTTGCTACTAGTATAAATATTTTCGCCCTGGGCTTactgataaggaaaataagataaCTTATTGAGGGGCATCAAGTAGTAAAGATACAAGTACATAATTCAAATCTAGGCACTCTCCAACCTCCAAGTccaattctctttctattatagCACTTGTTCTCAGCTTTTGAGTTCAAGAATTCTTGTCAAAAAGAGTCtacaaaggggcagctaggtgacacagtggatagagcaccagccctgaagtcaggaggacctgagttcaaatctggtctcagacacttaacactgcctggctgtgtgacttgggcaagtcacttcaccccaattgcctcagccaaaaaaaaagtctgcGGAGTcagacttcacatgtataatgggtTATCATACTGtttaatattaaacatttaaaaaaattctatagatcCCTTTATCCCCACAGTTGTATAATTTAGTATCTACTGAGAAACTATGTAACATAAAAGTTGTACGAATTTAGCAACAGCTtaagcagactttttttttttttggattctcaAGAATATTTCCCCAACATCTGAAAGACATAAAGATAGctagaagggcagctaggtggtacagtggatagagccagaCCTggaggcttgagttcaaatttattctcagatatttattagctgtgtgatcctgggcaaatcacttaaccctgtttgcttcagttccctcatctgtaaaatgaacagcgaaccatttcattatctttgccaagaaaatcccaaatgggatcatgaaaagtcctACTGAACAAGGTAGCTAGGCAAAACAGCAAAGAGAGTGCTGGAGttgggagacctgagttcaaatgtggatacacaactgtatgaccctaggcaagtcacttaatctaactGCCTCaatttcaattgtaaaatggaaataatagcagcACCTCCTTCTGAGGGCTTTTGTGAAGATTATATGAGATATCTATAAGGCACATAATAGAATACCTGACACTATTAGGCAATATgtaaatttcttccctttctatttccagttaatttaaataaatgtatatgagATTTCATTCATCAAAGTTATCATAACCAACACTTATGTATCACTTTAGGGTCTGCAAAATGTGTTGggtactattatcttcattttgcagataagcaaATTAAAGcacatagagattaagtgacttgccagctaataagtattttctgaggcaggattcaaattcagcttttcctgactctagatacATCCTCTATTTCCTTACTACTCTGCCCCCTACAAAACTCAGATTACAGATAGTGTTTTGCTTATTAATTATACTAttgcttatttattatatataaataatatatttattatacacaATACACTGTTGTGTATTGTGGGGGTATTATATATTCCTTTCCTATCCACTGCATGGTGCAGTCACTAGGCATTAGAAGGGCTGTTTATTACTGggctttgaacaagtcactttttaGGCCttacttattttgttcttttgacagatgaggaaactggggcaacagggttaagtgactttcactTGGGATATGGCAAAATCTTTATCAGTCTTAAAAAAAAGCCCacaactttttatttgtttttcaattaacttgaatttattttctctccctctcaccttgtttaaaacaaagaaaaacctttgtaacaaatatgcacaaaCAAAAATTCCCATACTGTCTATATCCAAAAATGTATCCCATTTTGCAACTCGAATCATGCAGAGGCAGGGAGTATAGTGCATCTTGAGTCCTGGAAATCATGGTGAGTCTCTGCATTGCTGACTTACTTCCCCTTCTCCACTTTTAGGTGCCTCTAAAACTGGTCCGTGCCAGCAGCTCTCAGATGGCTTACCTTCCCCCAAGGCTCAGAGCTCAGCTCAGGTGCCATCAACATCAAGCCAACTGTCCTGTTAGTGCTGGCTCGTTCCTCTAATTACCTTGTATCTTCTTATCTATTAACTTACTGTCATCATCTAATAAAGTagaagctctttgagaacagggaggGCTATACATCCTTTGTCGTAAATAGAATTACTGGGAGAGAGAATCCAATCTAATCAACCAAATCCCATCTTACAAACACCTGGGATAATATAATGCTATTACTAATACTAACTAAGCAGCACAATAGGCAGAATGCTGAGCCTGgacttcctgaggtcaaatctgggcctgagacacttattagctgtgtgactgcccatctgttaaatgagctggagaaagaaatggcaagtctTCCAGTATCTGCCAAACaatcctcccccccaaaaagtcCCCTCAAAACAAATGGGACAGcttagtggtacagtggatagtgcaccaggagtcattcaaattcaacttcagatctttactagctgtgcaaccctgggcaagtcacttaaccctgcttgcaatgcccccccccccccaaaaaaaaaaaacaaaaaaaaactccaaatgagatcaccaCAGGACACAATTGAAAACTACTTAGCAACAACGATGAAcactatgtgctaagtgctttataattatcattttcctaATACTTTCCATATATAGtttgctatgtaccaggcacagAAATAAGCTCTTTgctatcatctcatttgattgtcataaTAGTCTAGgaaggtaggtgccattattattattcctattttacaaataaggaaatgcaACAAAGAGAAGCCAAGTGACTTGGGGGATAAAGCTAGTTAAGTATGtggtaaatttgaactcaggacttcctaactCAGGGTTCTATTCACCGAGCCATCTTAGCTGCCCCCTCCTTGCTTAACCCCAAAGCAATCACTCTGAGGTTAAAATTCCCATTGCTAAAAATTAATAGACAATATCTTTCTTCTCTTACCCTCACCTTCAAATCCCTATTAACAGCTAAAGCTGACCCTATAAGAGAAATTTTTAAGGAAGACTTCTCCGATTCTTATGTTCCTTGTTAATCATTGGCCaatccttcatttccttctcccggATGTGAGAAAGAACTTCAATTCAGACTAGTTTATATTCCCAAGTAGAAACACAAATTATACTTCAATAAGCACCTGTAAGAGAAAGCAGCTGCTGACCTCTAATAAAAGTTTCAACCTATTCAGCAATTTCCTATGCACCaatctttgttttctcttaaaCTGGGTAATCCTAAGGCCCTGAACTTTCCTGGTGTTTTTTTAAGGATGGCACTTTACCTTCTTCAGAAAGGCTTTTGCACTTCCAGATAATGGGAGTGCAAATAATATTgtctacattttacagaagagcaaaCAGAGGCTTTGCCAGGCCAGtctcagaagcaggatttgaaccccaaGACTCTTGACCCACATCAAGCACTCCACTCCATGTACTAAACCATACAAGTAGGATGAAAAGATTAACTGGGTCTATGTTCAAGCCCTGCCTGCTTTCAATACTAGTAACAACTctcagaccaaaaaaaagtttaactatATCTAACTGAATCACAGTTCAGAATATTGTCCATTTCAAAATTTCCTTAGCTTACCTTCCTGACTTGATCCAAAATTAATATTAAACGTAGTCCTCCCTCAAATCTGAGAGGGAGCAAGATCGAAAGCTACATTTTTACTCTTAGTGAGGGGAGAAGCTGGTGTAGTTTCTAGGGAATGTCTCGAAATTTAACTGTTCTAAGAGcctggagggggaagggaaggaggactCCTGTGCCGGAGGGAATACAGAGATATAACATCTGAACAGGAGGCTGCTAGCTGCCCTATCCCAGGTGGGAGCCAGACTCATGCCTGTTGGCTATAGAGGTAGCAGCTGGGGTCCTGCTGTCCCTCTCTGTTCCCAGCTGTTGTCTGGAAGCTCAGCCCTTGCCAACCCAGAACGCATTCGATCTTGGAATGAAATTAAGATCCAAGGGTCAGGGTATTGCTCTGGG
Proteins encoded:
- the CCNJL gene encoding cyclin-J-like protein, which produces MDERWWEGHLALDIHCTLREKELKLPVYKAQSPLLESRRYFVDLVSVLSNHCKICPTARHLAVYLLDLFMDRYNVTAKQLHIVAIACLLLASKFEEKDDRVPKLEQMNSLGVLCNHQLVLSKKELLQTELLLLEAFGWNLCMPTPAHYVDYYLLFSLGEKDLCNNWPIFSFSKTKGFLEKYAHYFLEVSLQDHIFHSFPPSMVAAACIGASRICLQFSPIWPRDLERISHYSMEQISPCVKVMLLAFDSDFKDPNKVKNQPLTLQSQVLVPSTHQAPTQVLFQQPAFHHPLPQLPATLPHIQAPVQDLCSAYRDTLQPHQAGSLLSGSTGPSLYHPYSALQPSAVQAVTIPGPLPRQIGAEPRHCISMAYGSSYFSGHHSFPAGCFDR